Proteins encoded together in one Musa acuminata AAA Group cultivar baxijiao chromosome BXJ3-6, Cavendish_Baxijiao_AAA, whole genome shotgun sequence window:
- the LOC103989982 gene encoding probable acyl-activating enzyme 17, peroxisomal, which produces MAYRALEDITVEEIGAAGVPPDEAERLHACLRRILLESGSSGPEAWDAISKRLLSPDLPFPLHQMMYYGCYVGFDSEPPPAWIPNEECAASTNTGRLLQRRGKELLGSRYKDPISSFTDFQEFSVENPEAYWKMIFEEMGISFSVPPSCILRDHDSYPGGQWMPGAHLNAASLCLSLNDKRGLDDVVILWRDEGDDSLPVHTMTLKELRTQVWLVANALDTLSLPKGSAIAIDMQMTVTAVIIYLAIILAGYVVVSIADSFAPNEIATRLKIANAKAIFTQDSIIRGEKELPLYSKVVEALAPLAIIIPTQGSTIIKGLRANDISWHDFLGRVEYTKDIPYAAVEQPIEAFTNILFSSGTTGEPKAIPWRHATPLKAAADAWAHMDIRKGDVVAWPTNLGWMMGPWLVYASLINGASMALYNGIPLGSGFAKFVQDARVTMLGVVPSIVRAWKNTNCTMGLNWSEIRCFSSTGEASSVDDYLWLMGRAYYKPVIEYCGGTEIGGGFVTGSLLQPQALAAFSTPAMGCKLFILDSDGNPLPETAAGIGELALNPTMFGASVTLLNADHYDVYFKGMPVLNGKLLRRHGDEFERTASGYYKAHGRTDDTMNLGGIKVSSVEIERICNSVSSSILETAAIGVPPSTGGPEQLVMAVIFKDQSFSEENLEKLRLAFNSALQKRLNPLFKVSSVVPVPSLPRTASNKVMRRVLRQQFSKRSKF; this is translated from the exons ATGGCATACCGGGCGTTGGAGGACATCACGGTCGAGGAGATCGGGGCCGCCGGTGTGCCTCCGGACGAGGCGGAGAGGCTCCACGCATGCCTCcggcggattctcctggagagcgGGAGCTCCGGCCCGGAGGCGTGGGACGCCATCTCCAAGCGCCTCTTGAGTCCTGATCTCCCGTTTCCTCTTCATCAGATGATGTACTATGGGTGCTACGTGGGCTTCGATTCCGAACCCCCTCCTGCTTGGATTCCGAACGA AGAGTGTGCAGCTTCAACAAATACTGGACGGCTGTTACAGAGGCGTGGAAAGGAGTTACTTGGATCGAGATACAAGGATCCAATATCAAGTTTTACAGACTTTCAGGAATTTTCCGTGGAAAATCCAGAG GCTTATTGGAAGATGATTTTCGAAGAGATGGGTATTTCGTTTTCGGTGCCACCATCATGTATTTTACGTGACCATGACTCTTATCCTGGGGGCCAGTGGATGCCAGGGGCTCATCTAAATGCTGCCAGCTTATGCTTGAGCTTGAATGATAAGAGAGGCCTTGATGATGTTGTGATTTTGTGGAGAGATGAAGGAGATGATTCTTTGCCTGTTCATACCATGACACTAAAGGAACTGAGAACTCAAGTCTG GCTGGTAGCGAATGCACTTGATACGTTGAGTTTGCCCAAAGGATCTGCCATTGCAATAGATATGCAGATGACTGTAACTGCTGTTATCATCTACCTTGCTATTATTCTAGCAGGCTACGTGGTTGTGTCCATAGCAGATAGCTTTGCTCCTAATGAAATAGCAACAAGGCTCAAGATAGCAAATGCAAAAGCAATTTTCACCCAG GATTCTATTATTCGTGGTGAAAAGGAACTACCTCTATACAG TAAAGTTGTTGAGGCTCTTGCTCCGTTAGCGATCATCATCCCTACACAAGGTTCTACTATCATTAAGGGATTGCGTGCAAATGATATTTCTTGGCATGACTTCCTGGGAAGAGTTGAATATACTAA agacattccttatgctgCAGTCGAACAACCTATCGAGGCATTCACAAATATCCTCTTTTCATCAGGAACTACAG GGGAGCCAAAAGCAATTCCATGGAGACATGCAACTCCTCTGAAGGCTGCTGCGGATGCATGGGCACATATGGATATACGTAAAGGTGATGTTGTTGCATGGCCTACTAATCTTGGTTGGATGATGGGTCCATGGCTTGTGTATGCCAGTTTAATTAATGGAGCTTCCATGGCTCTATATAATGGCATCCCTCTTGGCTCCGGATTTGCAAAATTTGTACAG GATGCCAGGGTAACAATGCTTGGTGTCGTTCCAAGTATTGTGCGAGCATGGAAGAACACAAATTGTACCATGGGTCTCAATTGGTCAGAGATTCG TTGCTTTAGCTCCACTGGAGAGGCATCCAGTGTGGATGATTACCTATGGCTCATGGGAAGAGCTTACTACAAGCCAGTGATCGAATATTGTGGTGGTACAGAAATTGGAGGTGGATTTGTTACTGGGTCACTGTTGCAGCCTCAGGCATTGGCTGCATTCAGCACACCTGCAATGGGTTGCAAGTTATTTATCCTTGACAGTGATGGAAATCCACTT CCGGAAACTGCTGCTGGGATTGGTGAGTTAGCTCTCAATCCAACAATGTTCGGAGCATCAGTAACATTATTAAATGCTGATCATTACGATGTCTACTTTAAGGGCATGCCAGTTCTCAATGGAAAG CTACTTCGAAGACATGGAGATGAATTCGAGCGGACTGCTAGTGGATATTACAAGGCACATGGTCGTACAGACGACACAATGAATCTTGGTGGCATTAAG GTAAGTTCTGTCGAGATCGAACGGATCTGTAACAGCGTCAGTAGTTCTATCCTTGAGACAGCTGCAATCGGGGTCCCTCCATCTACCGGTGGCCCTGAGCAATTAGTCATGGCTGTCATTTTTAAAGATCAAAGCTTTTCGGAAGAAAATTTGGAAAAGTTAAGGTTGGCCTTCAATTCTGCACTACAGAAGAGACTGAATCCTCTATTCAAG GTTTCATCTGTTGTGCCTGTGCCATCTCTTCCACGGACTGCTTCAAACAAGGTTATGAGAAGAGTTCTGCGGCAGCAATTCTCTAAACGTTCCAAGTTCTAG
- the LOC103989978 gene encoding transcription factor BIM2 isoform X1, protein METAASRSSRGFDEDDDDDQEFGKRDGSSFHRDLTTRVDGKGSGTDELPATPKSKHSAMEQRRRNKINDRFQILRELIPHSDQKRDKASFLLEVIEYIRFLQEKAQKSESSYPGWNQDNAKLMPWVKVYYRSFWKNAQNNNQIPVDGLSDPSPVIRNGSAPPASAFSGQFDESNIPVAPVMLSNAQNPTESDATAGLSYKIMETATGFANSMPSQAQSHWLGASSPADCAVNNEILNEHEELIIDEGTINASATYSQGLLTALTQSLQSSGVDLSQASISVQINLGKRATNKRTGATSALSNSKNPDDPAPTNQAGGHSMMGNISEESSQATKRHKADN, encoded by the exons ATGGAGACCGCTGCGTCGAGATCCAGCAGGGGCTTTGACGAAGATGACGACGATGATCAGGAGTTCGGGAAGAGAGATGGTTCCTCCTTCCACAGAG ATTTGACTACTAGGGTGGATGGAAAGGGAAGCGGCACTGATGAGCTGCCCGCTACCCCTAAATCAAAGCATTCGGCCATGGAGCAGCGGAGAAGAAACAAAATCAATGACAG ATTTCAGATACTTAGGGAACTCATACCTCATAGCGATCAGAAGAGAGATAAAGCATCATTCCTTTTGGAG GTCATTGAATACATCCGGTTTTTACAAGAGAAAGCTCAAAAGTCTGAGTCTTCTTACCCAGGATGGAATCAGGATAATGCCAAGTTAATGCCTTGG GTAAAAGTCTATTACAGGTCTTTTTGGAAAAATGCACAG AATAACAATCAAATCCCTGTAGATGGTCTATCTGACCCTTCTCCAGTCATAAGAAATGGTTCTGCTCCTCCTGCATCTGCCTTCTCTGGACAGTTCGATGAGAGTAACATTCCAGTTGCACCTGTAATGCTCTCAAATGCACAGAATCCGACAGAATCAGATGCGACAGCTGGTCTTTCCTATAAGATAATGGAAACTGCTACAGGTTTTGCCA ATAGTATGCCATCTCAGGCTCAGTCACATTGGTTAGGAGCATCCAGCCCTGCTGATTGTGCTGTAAATAATGAGATCTTGAATGAGCATGAAGAGTTGATAATCGATGAGGGCACAATTAATGCATCTGCCACCTACTCGCAGGG GCTTTTGACGGCACTAACTCAATCATTGCAAAGTTCTGGCGTTGATCTGTCTCAAGCCAGTATTTCTGTACAGATCAATCTTGGTAAGCGTGCAACTAATAAGAGAACTGGTGCCACTTCTGCATTGTCCAACTCCAAG AATCCAGATGACCCTGCACCAACGAATCAAGCAGGTGGTCACTCCATGATGGGGAACATCAGTGAAGAATCTTCACAAGCAACCAAGAGACACAAAGCAGATAACTAG
- the LOC135581645 gene encoding uncharacterized protein LOC135581645, producing the protein MLKLDAVTTEKGENDLAELIDRKPYQDIESSLPYHISKDASVIQNQNGNKPMPSASDDLRAEIQNIELYADKAATGVCQTVKDICMDESLPHKKILLESSDTTEESLAGIKPSATNTDDNPSGRLTECVTLIMQDLHIASVVAKDAADQYSLCSLVELEDKQKADVHITKHLSDHNISFQPLLSTGDFDMVPRQLDTNKFNRLHIFQKNTGQVKHDEVCSTTLASSSITTDSKETSGLVKNYTSVTSLGSLKGGCSTAEVEPSDVGGEKEGGGNVSPFFNPGATTNKEIEENSGNTDSESFIDAQNCFAGEEMVFDGVTSSSRCSCCHKNAGDPSSSGPKSSSGHIVFSGNISLRSDSTTSTRSFAFPILQPDWNSSPVKMAKADSRHLKKHRFWRSGILCCKF; encoded by the exons ATGTTGAAGTTAGATGCTGTAACTACAGAGAAAGGGGAAAATGATCTTGCAGAATTAATAGATAGAAAACCATATCAAGATATAGAATCGTCTCTTCCCTATCATATCAGCAAGGATGCTTCAGTGATTCAAAACCAAAATGGGAATAAACCTATGCCATCTGCATCAGATGATCTTCGTGCTGAAATCCAGAATATTGAGCTATATGCAGATAAGGCCGCGACTGGTGTCTGTCAAACTGTGAAAGACATATGCATGGATGAAAGTTTACCACATAAAAAGATTCTGTTAGAAAGCAGTGACACCACCGAGGAGAGTTTAGCTGGCATCAAACCATCAGCAACAAATACAGATGATAATCCAAGTGGACGACTTACAGAATGTGTGACTCTAATTATGCAGGATCTACACATAGCTTCTGTTGTTGCTAAGGATGCTGCGGACCAATATTCACTTTGTAGCTTAGTTGAACTTGAAGACAAGCAGAAGGCAGATGTGCATATTACAAAACATTTATCTGACCATAATATCAGTTTTCAGCCATTGCTTTCTACCGGAGATTTTGACATGGTTCCTCGTCAATTGGATACAAACAAATTCAATCGACTGCATATTTTCCAGAAAAATACTGGACAG GTTAAACATGATGAAGTATGCTCAACAACTCTGGCTTCATCAAGCATCACCACTGATTCTAAGGAAACCAGTGGGTTGGTGAAAAATTATACCAGTGTTACGTCACTGGGTAGTCTGAAAGGTGGCTGCTCCACTGCTGAAGTTGAGCCATCAGATGTGGGAGGtgagaaggaaggaggaggaaatgTTTCTCCTTTCTTCAATCCTGGAGCAACGACAAACAAAGAAATAGAGGAGAACAGTGGTAATACTGATAGTGAATCTTTCATAGATGCCCAAAATTGTTTTGCAGGTGAAGAGATGGTTTTTGATGGTGTCACGTCTTCTTCACGATGTTCGTGTTGTCACAAGAACGCTGGAGACCCAAGTTCCTCTGGTCCAAAATCATCCTCAGGGCACATTGTATTTTCTGGTAATATTTCTCTTCGATCGGATAGCACCACCAGCACTCGCTCCTTTGCCTTTCCGAT ATTACAACCGGATTGGAATTCCAGCCCAGTGAAAATGGCTAAAGCAGACAGCAGGCATTTGAAAAAGCACCGGTTTTGGAGGTCAGGAATTTTATGTTGTAAATTCTGA
- the LOC103990238 gene encoding NDR1/HIN1-like protein 6 codes for MTHTLDIPPPPFVGHRDPLDGPKYVMLSENNSVPGGPQHPPLRPPPYRRSLHAYLSQRRSTKTGNCCRSCLCCFCCFLLVFIVLVAALLLYLRFTFDPQVPSYKVEHFDVEAFDIQPGNSIVSMKFAITVRAVNPNKKIGIRYREGSSVLIGYKGARLGSGRLPIFYQRPRNTTKMVVAIKGRSKVGAARQSALFGNEQAGDVPLHVSVKAPLGLAVGQTELVKVKVHIDCTLVVDSLAPGKKVTIKSTDYNVDVKL; via the coding sequence ATGACCCACACCTTGGACATCCCACCCCCACCTTTCGTCGGCCATCGAGATCCCCTCGATGGCCCCAAGTACGTCATGCTCTCCGAGAACAACTCCGTCCCCGGCGGTCCCCAGCACCCGCCCCTCCGTCCTCCCCCCTACCGCCGCTCCCTCCACGCTTACCTCTCCCAACGTCGCTCCACCAAGACAGGCAACTGCTGCCGCAGCTGTCTCTGCTGTTTCTGCTGCTTCCTCCTCGTCTTCATCGTCCTCGTCGCTGCACTGTTGCTCTACCTACGCTTCACCTTCGATCCCCAAGTCCCCTCCTACAAGGTCGAACACTTCGACGTCGAGGCTTTCGACATTCAACCCGGCAACTCGATTGTCTCGATGAAGTTCGCGATCACGGTGCGCGCCGTGAACCCGAACAAGAAGATCGGGATACGGTACCGGGAGGGGAGCTCGGTGCTGATAGGCTACAAAGGGGCGAGGCTGGGCTCCGGGCGGCTGCCCATTTTCTACCAGCGGCCACGGAACACGACGAAGATGGTGGTGGCTATCAAGGGGCGGAGTAAGGTCGGGGCTGCGCGGCAATCGGCGCTTTTCGGCAATGAGCAGGCGGGGGATGTGCCGCTGCATGTGTCCGTGAAGGCTCCGCTGGGGCTTGCCGTTGGGCAGACGGAGCTCGTCAAGGTGAAGGTGCACATCGACTGCACGTTGGTGGTGGACAGTTTGGCGCCCGGGAAGAAGGTGACCATCAAGTCAACCGACTACAACGTGGATGTGAAACTCTAG
- the LOC135640469 gene encoding pentatricopeptide repeat-containing protein At3g24000, mitochondrial-like has translation MKKLLSPLDSISAALVRRPILLRFVSSHFTTAAASLVDDSADSSEPEAGRLRFPSVIRDKDLLLKSPTAESGLLVLDLIDAGSLEPSADLYSDLVKRCTQFKKLKEGRLVHAHLMRSEFKSDIFLQNSIVNMYCKCGSLDDARKAFDEMPARDMVTWTALITGYAQNDRPNEAVEMLPRMLRLRLVPNAFTFGSLFKACGAASRNGHCEEVHALSVKCGCSPDVYVGSAILDMYARHGRMEEACLVFDQLDSKNEVSWNALIAGYARREDCKTAMKMFWEMQRSGFEATHFTYSSIFSACASIGALEQGKWVHAQMIKCGQVLTAFVGNTLLDMYAKSGSIRDARKIFDRVDKKDLVSWNSMLTAYAQHGLVSEAIHWFEEMRKLGVQPNQITFLCILNACSHGGLLKEGQYYFDMMKRYKVEPEIEHYVTIVDLLGRAGLLDRAQKFINEMPVQPSAAVWGALLGACRMHKNAELGKFAAERVFELDPYDAGPHVLLYNIYASTGRWTDAAKVRKMMKDGGVKKEPACSWVEMENSVHMFVANDDSHPQIKEIHKMWEKIDAMIKEAGYVPDTNYVLLYVDEHEREAKLQYHSEKLALAFALLKMPPGAPIRIMKNIRMCGDCHSAIKHVSKIMEREIIVRDTNRFHHFSGGSCSCGDYW, from the coding sequence ATGAAGAAGCTTCTCTCCCCTCTCGATTCGATCTCTGCCGCTTTGGTTAGGAGACCAATCCTTCTTCGTTTCGTCTCCTCTCACTTCACCACCGCAGCCGCCTCCCTCGTCGATGACTCCGCCGACTCTTCCGAACCCGAAGCCGGTCGCCTCCGTTTCCCTTCCGTCATTCGGGACAAAGATCTGCTTCTCAAAAGCCCGACCGCCGAGTCCGGCCTCCTCGTGCTCGACCTCATCGACGCcggctccctcgagccctccgccGACCTCTACTCCGACCTTGTCAAGAGATGCACCCAATTCAAGAAACTCAAGGAGGGCAGACTCGTACATGCCCACTTAATGCGATCTGAATTCAAGTCTGATATCTTCCTCCAGAATTCGATCGTCAACATGTACTGTAAATGCGGCAGCTTGGATGACGCGCGGAAGGCGTTCGACGAAATGCCCGCAAGGGACATGGTTACATGGACCGCCCTCATCACGGGCTACGCCCAGAATGATAGACCAAATGAAGCTGTGGAGATGCTTCCGAGGATGCTTCGGCTCAGGTTGGTACCTAATGCATTCACCTTCGGCAGCCTCTTCAAGGCTTGCGGAGCTGCTTCCAGGAACGGACATTGTGAAGAGGTCCATGCTTTGAGTGTGAAATGCGGTTGTAGTCCGGATGTCTATGTAGGAAGCGCAATACTGGACATGTACGCTCGTCATGGAAGGATGGAAGAAGCCTGCTTGGTGTTTGATCAGCTGGACTCAAAGAATGAGGTGTCATGGAATGCATTGATAGCAGGATATGCGAGGAGAGAAGATTGCAAGACAGCTATGAAAATGTTTTGGGAAATGCAGAGGAGTGGGTTTGAGGCCACGCATTTCACCTACTCGAGTATTTTTAGTGCTTGTGCTAGTATTGGTGCACTAGAGCAAGGAAAATGGGTTCATGCTCAAATGATCAAATGTGGGCAGGTGCTTACTGCTTTCGTGGGTAATACTCTTCTTGATATGTATGCAAAGTCAGGAAGCATTCGGGATGCCAGAAAAATATTTGATCGAGTGGATAAGAAAGATCTTGTTTCTTGGAATTCGATGCTTACTGCATATGCGCAGCATGGGCTTGTTAGTGAAGCAATTCACTGGTTTGAAGAGATGCGGAAGCTTGGAGTTCAGCCGAACCAGATTACTTTCCTTTGCATCCTCAATGCCTGCAGTCATGGAGGGTTATTGAAGGAAGGGCAGTACTACTTTGACATGATGAAGAGATACAAGGTGGAACCGGAGATTGAGCATTATGTTACAATTGTCGATCTCCTTGGCCGAGCTGGTCTTCTTGATCGGGCACAGAAGTTCATAAATGAAATGCCTGTTCAACCAAGTGCTGCTGTTTGGGGAGCTTTGCTTGGTGCTTGTAGGATGCACAAGAACGCAGAATTAGGGAAATTTGCTGCAGAAAGGGTATTTGAACTTGACCCATATGATGCTGGCCCTCATGTGTTGCTTTACAACATCTATGCATCCACTGGTAGATGGACTGATGCAGCCAAAGTGAGGAAAATGATGAAAGACGGTGGAGTGAAGAAAGAGCCTGCTTGTAGCTGGGTGGAGATGGAAAACTCAGTCCACATGTTTGTAGCAAATGATGATTCCCATCCACAAATAAAAGAGATACATAAGATGTGGGAGAAAATTGATGCAATGATTAAAGAGGCAGGATATGTTCCAGATACGAATTACGtgctcttatatgtggatgaacaTGAGAGGGAGGCAAAATTGCAGTACCATAGCGAGAAGCTTGCTCTTGCATTTGCACTGCTCAAGATGCCTCCGGGGGCACCCATCcgtatcatgaaaaatatcaggaTGTGTGGAGATTGTCACTCTGCAATTAAACATGTTTCCAAGATAATGGAGAGGGAGATCATCGTGAGAGACACAAACCGGTTTCATCATTTTAGTGGAGGTTCATGTTCATGTGGTGATTACTGGTGA
- the LOC103989978 gene encoding transcription factor BIM2 isoform X2, whose amino-acid sequence METAASRSSRGFDEDDDDDQEFGKRDGSSFHRDLTTRVDGKGSGTDELPATPKSKHSAMEQRRRNKINDRFQILRELIPHSDQKRDKASFLLEVIEYIRFLQEKAQKSESSYPGWNQDNAKLMPWNNNQIPVDGLSDPSPVIRNGSAPPASAFSGQFDESNIPVAPVMLSNAQNPTESDATAGLSYKIMETATGFANSMPSQAQSHWLGASSPADCAVNNEILNEHEELIIDEGTINASATYSQGLLTALTQSLQSSGVDLSQASISVQINLGKRATNKRTGATSALSNSKNPDDPAPTNQAGGHSMMGNISEESSQATKRHKADN is encoded by the exons ATGGAGACCGCTGCGTCGAGATCCAGCAGGGGCTTTGACGAAGATGACGACGATGATCAGGAGTTCGGGAAGAGAGATGGTTCCTCCTTCCACAGAG ATTTGACTACTAGGGTGGATGGAAAGGGAAGCGGCACTGATGAGCTGCCCGCTACCCCTAAATCAAAGCATTCGGCCATGGAGCAGCGGAGAAGAAACAAAATCAATGACAG ATTTCAGATACTTAGGGAACTCATACCTCATAGCGATCAGAAGAGAGATAAAGCATCATTCCTTTTGGAG GTCATTGAATACATCCGGTTTTTACAAGAGAAAGCTCAAAAGTCTGAGTCTTCTTACCCAGGATGGAATCAGGATAATGCCAAGTTAATGCCTTGG AATAACAATCAAATCCCTGTAGATGGTCTATCTGACCCTTCTCCAGTCATAAGAAATGGTTCTGCTCCTCCTGCATCTGCCTTCTCTGGACAGTTCGATGAGAGTAACATTCCAGTTGCACCTGTAATGCTCTCAAATGCACAGAATCCGACAGAATCAGATGCGACAGCTGGTCTTTCCTATAAGATAATGGAAACTGCTACAGGTTTTGCCA ATAGTATGCCATCTCAGGCTCAGTCACATTGGTTAGGAGCATCCAGCCCTGCTGATTGTGCTGTAAATAATGAGATCTTGAATGAGCATGAAGAGTTGATAATCGATGAGGGCACAATTAATGCATCTGCCACCTACTCGCAGGG GCTTTTGACGGCACTAACTCAATCATTGCAAAGTTCTGGCGTTGATCTGTCTCAAGCCAGTATTTCTGTACAGATCAATCTTGGTAAGCGTGCAACTAATAAGAGAACTGGTGCCACTTCTGCATTGTCCAACTCCAAG AATCCAGATGACCCTGCACCAACGAATCAAGCAGGTGGTCACTCCATGATGGGGAACATCAGTGAAGAATCTTCACAAGCAACCAAGAGACACAAAGCAGATAACTAG